A part of Rattus rattus isolate New Zealand chromosome 4, Rrattus_CSIRO_v1, whole genome shotgun sequence genomic DNA contains:
- the LOC116897768 gene encoding olfactory receptor Olfr180-like, producing the protein MTEDNYSLTTEFILVGFSDHPDLKTLLFLVFSTIYLVTMVGNLGLVALIYMEPRLHTPMYIFLGNLALMDSCCSCAITPKMLENFFSVDRRISLYECMAQFYFLCLAETADCFLLAAMAYDRYVAICNPLQYHTMMSKKLCVQMTTGAYIAGNIHSIIHIGFLFRLTFCRSNIIKHFFCDVIPLYRLSCADPYINELMILIFSGSVQTFSIIIVLISYFCILYTIFTMKSTEGRSKALSTCASHFLSVSIFYGSLLYTYIRPNSLNEGEEDIPVAIFYTLVIPLLNPFIYSLRNKEVINVIKKTVKKG; encoded by the coding sequence ATGACTGAGGACAACTACTCCTTGACAacagagttcatcctggtgggaTTCTCAGATCACCCAGACCTGAAGACACTTCTCTTCCTGGTGTTCTCTACCATCTACCTGGTCACCATGGTGGGGAATCTGGGGCTGGTGGCCTTGATCTACATGGAGCCTCgtctccacacacccatgtacatctTTCTGGGCAACCTGGCCCTGATGgactcctgctgctcctgtgccatCACTCCCAAGATGCTAGAGAACTTCTTTTCTGTGGACAGAAGGATCTCTCTCTATGAATGCATGGCACAGTTCTATTTCCTCTGTCTTGCTGAAACTGCAGACTGCTTTCTTCTGGcagccatggcctatgaccgctatgtggccatatGCAACCCACTACAGTACCACACCATGATGTCCAAGAAACTCTGTGTTCAGATGACCACAGGAGCCTACATAGCAGGAAACATACATTCCATAATTCACATAGGGTTCCTGTTCAGGTTAACTTTCTGCAGATCTAATATAATCAAGCATTTCTTTTGTGATGTCATTCCACTATATAGACTCTCATGTGCTGACCCTTACATCAATGAACTGATGATACTCATCTTTTCTGGTTCAGTTCAAACCTTTTCCATTATTATAGTCCTGATATCATATTTCTGCATCCTTTATACTATATTCACAATGAAGTCCACAGAGGGAAGAAGCAAAGCCTTATCTACTTGTGCATCCCACTTTCTGTCTGTGTCAATATTCTATGGGTCTCTTCTCTACACATATATTCGACCAAATTCACTCaatgaaggagaagaagacaTACCAGTTGCTATTTTTTATACTCTGGTAATTCCTTTATTAAACCCCTTTATTTATAGTCTGAGAAATAAGGAAGTAATTAATGTGATTAAGAAAACAGTGAAAAAGGGATGA